Proteins co-encoded in one Plasmodium coatneyi strain Hackeri chromosome 7, complete sequence genomic window:
- a CDS encoding Nad synthase yields the protein MEKRTNLGLSCCSISSIPLDYEENKRKIIESIKRCKELKCTIRVGGELELCGVSCRDSFKEVEDIHENCWYYLSELLKEKCADGPLMENILCFVSMPVYFEKKLYNCQVVIYRNKIILLSPKECLSDEERKYFAPWSALEKGGIEQGVEYAAEGTPPMNHSSSYIQFNNSSVQILGNNLQRYALPKCIQEVTNQTETYIGKALIQLGDISIGHVFLDDLIQVERGILVDGRVEHFNRHGSAYLMDGTGTSGFSGDSATGETHLLFEQDPIKLSLREGHTKALMNQVDVLLVSGHVPNELQLFKKYFIQMMHVTKWYPHMVLSYNTNSGCDNYFFKYDGFSFISQNNQVLTKNARFTFDEVQVASVSVSLGGYSHPQGGSKTDLPIIKMEKFQKIGESKTNADGCHDGECIFSYNKEIELSVKYSKEVIWNNLPQNFNWQMYTKNNALMSTLMRKYHPSPDDCKYQFANQTCALHNVYEELCFNSAIYFWHVLHLTNAKGFMLALSGGVDSGFNACMVYLLSIMIEMGMKGKGISAPLGDSAESCLDHFNREQFCLKLKRLLIDTPCRKDICNKLLNTLSLPSKNSSENTRSYSEQLSKAINSYHTVYCIDDLFDFFKSAGRNLISEEMKFKSQGGSNYEDLCLQNVQSRSRLLMVYFFSPLICHKRYSPLNLPNEFLLTIATGNLDETITGYYTKYDCSSGDINIIGNVSKILIKETMCLLANDPMYDLSVCNSMNQYQPSAELKPLDNTQTDEDDLNLKYLEMKLLAILKNNFFLGPSSMLHYLSRYFWSEGLMSKAQLLEKVKTFFSRNLQNTHKLLVLPPSPMGEACGLHLSSLVNFARVNVGTSKR from the coding sequence ATGGAGAAAAGGACTAACTTAGGTCTGAGCTGCTGCTCTATATCATCCATCCCGCTGGACTACGAAGAGAACAAACGGAAGATCATCGAGAGCATAAAAAGATGCAAAGAGCTAAAGTGCACAATTCGAGTCGGTGGTGAATTGGAACTTTGCGGGGTGAGTTGCAGAGACAGCTTCAAAGAGGTTGAAGACATACACGAAAATTGCTGGTACTATTTAAGCGAActgttgaaggaaaaatgtgcagaTGGGCCCCTCATGGAGAATATCCTGTGCTTTGTTAGCATGCCTGTGTATTTTGAGAAGAAGCTTTACAACTGCCAAGTGGTTATCTataggaacaaaattattttgcTGTCTCCGAAGGAGTGCTTAAGTGATGAGGAGAGGAAGTACTTCGCTCCCTGGTCGGCGTTGGAAAAGGGGGGTATCGAGCAGGGGGTCGAATATGCAGCAGAAGGGACTCCTCCCATGAATCATTCGTCGAGTTACATCCAGTTTAATAACTCCAGCGTCCAGATTCTAGGCAACAATCTACAGAGGTATGCACTCCCTAAGTGTATCCAGGAGGTAACAAATCAGACGGAGACCTACATCGGGAAGGCACTAATACAGCTAGGGGACATATCTATTGGACATGTTTTTTTGGATGACTTGATCCAAGTTGAGAGGGGTATACTGGTGGATGGTCGAGTGGAGCATTTTAACCGTCACGGGTCAGCGTATTTGATGGATGGTACTGGTACAAGTGGTTTTAGTGGTGACAGCGCCACTGGGGAGACCCACCTTCTTTTTGAGCAGGATCCCATAAAGCTGAGTCTGCGGGAGGGGCATACCAAGGCGTTGATGAACCAAGTGGATGTCCTGTTGGTGAGTGGCCACGTCCCCAACGAGTTGCAACTGTTTAAGAAGTACTTCATCCAGATGATGCATGTAACCAAATGGTATCCCCATATGGTCCTCAGTTATAATACCAACTCTGGGTGtgataattattttttcaagtaCGATGGATTTTCTTTCATCAGTCAGAACAACCAAGTGCTGACTAAGAACGCCAGGTTTACCTTCGATGAGGTGCAGGTTGCGTCTGTTAGTGTGTCTCTAGGGGGATATTCCCACCCACAGGGGGGAAGTAAAACGGACCTACCCATTATTAAGATGGAGAAGtttcaaaaaattggggAGAGTAAAACAAATGCAGATGGTTGCCACGATGGAGagtgcattttttcataCAACAAAGAAATTGAGTTGTCTGTGAAATATTCAAAGGAGGTCATTTGGAATAACCTGCCACAGAACTTTAACTGGCAGATGTACACAAAGAATAATGCACTAATGTCAACGCTCATGAGAAAATATCACCCCAGTCCTGACGATTGTAAGTACCAGTTTGCCAACCAGACGTGCGCGTTGCATAATGTGTATGAAGAGCTGTGCTTTAATAGTGCCATATACTTCTGGCACGTTTTGCACCTAACCAATGCGAAGGGATTTATGTTGGCCCTATCTGGGGGAGTCGATTCTGGGTTCAACGCGTGCATGGTTTATCTTCTCTCCATAATGATCGAAATGGgaatgaaggggaagggtATCTCCGCCCCATTGGGAGATTCAGCTGAGAGTTGCCTAGATCACTTCAATAGGGAACAGTTCTGCCTAAAGTTGAAGCGGCTGCTAATTGATACCCCTTGCCGGAAGGACATATGCAACAAGCTGCTTAACACGCTGTCTCTTCCCTCCAAGAACAGCAGCGAAAATACAAGGTCCTACTCGGAGCAGCTAAGTAAGGCTATAAATTCGTACCACACTGTGTACTGCATAGATGACTTATTcgacttttttaaaagtgcgGGAAGGAACTTAATTAGCGAAGAAATGAAGTTTAAAAGccaaggaggaagcaacTACGAGGATCTGTGTCTACAGAATGTCCAGTCCAGGTCGAGGCTTCTAATGGTTtacttcttctccccccttaTTTGCCACAAGAGATATTCCCCCCTGAATTTGCCCAATGAATTTCTACTTACCATAGCTACTGGTAATTTGGACGAAACGATAACTGGGTACTACACGAAATATGACTGCTCATCAGGGGACATAAACATCATTGGAAATGTCAGTAAAATATTAATCAAAGAGACCATGTGTTTGTTGGCCAACGACCCGATGTACGATCTGTCTGTCTGCAATTCGATGAATCAGTATCAACCCTCGGCTGAGTTAAAACCTTTGGATAATACCCAGACGGATGAGGATGACCTGAATTTGAAATACCTTGAGATGAAATTGTTGGCTATAttgaagaataatttttttttgggtccTTCCTCCATGTTGCATTACTTATCGAGGTACTTCTGGTCTGAGGGGTTAATGAGTAAAGCTCAATTGttggaaaaagtgaagaccTTCTTCTCTCGAAATTTGCAGAATACACACAAGCTACTTGTCCTTCCGCCTTCGCCCATGGGGGAAGCATGTGGATTGCACCTCTCCTCCTTAGTTAACTTTGCGCGGGTTAATGTGGGTACCTCCAAGAGGTAG